One Indicator indicator isolate 239-I01 chromosome 9, UM_Iind_1.1, whole genome shotgun sequence genomic window carries:
- the LOC128969088 gene encoding uncharacterized protein LOC128969088, protein MAAAPARFPPSRPCLPFQPHPPDRGQPGSSPLASLPDAHRQPPVTYRRPQTLPPPAAVPCQPSASARCRAALPHASSTAAPRPPSPVGARPAGSTAPRPPPGRGLPLTRPHSLARPRVGCWPVQEPSRAHHFAVPVLHLLCTPAPESARPLPSHSVPDKSSDRLSPSGRASRTQTASGIWKLCDTKRGRPVV, encoded by the coding sequence ATGGCTGCTGCACCTGCCCGTTTCCCCCCTTCCCgcccctgcctgcccttccAGCCGCACCCTCCAGACCGAGGGCAACCCGGGAGCTCGCCACTTGCCTCTCTCCCTGATGCCCACAGGCAGCCCCCGGTGACCTATCGGCGGCCGCAGACCCTCCCTCCGCCAGCCGCCGTGCCCTGCCAGCCGTCGGCTTCTGCTCGCTGCCGCGCAGCTCTACCCCACGCCAGCTCGACGGCGGCGCCCCGGCCCCCGTCGCCAGTTGGAGCCCGCCCCGCCGGCAGCACCGCCCCCCGCCCGCCTCCCGGACGGGGTCTGCCCCTCACCCGGCCCCACAGCCTGGCACGGCCGCGAGTTGGCTGTTGGCCGGTGCAAGAACCGAGTCGAGCCCACCACTTCGCCGTTCCGGTTTTGCACCTCCTATGCACTCCTGCCCCCGAAAGTGCGCGTCCCCTGCCATCCCATTCTGTCCCCGATAAGAGTTCAGACAGGCTTTCCCCGTCTGGGAGAGCATCCCGTACCCAGACGGCATCTGGGATTTGGAAATTGTGTGATACAAAGAGAGGCAGACCTGTAGTTTGA